In Lachancea thermotolerans CBS 6340 chromosome H complete sequence, a single genomic region encodes these proteins:
- a CDS encoding Zn(II)2Cys6 transcription factor domain-containing protein (some similarities with uniprot|P52960 Saccharomyces cerevisiae YOR363C PIP2 peroxisome induction pathway 2 (PIP2) transcriptional activator of peroxisome proliferation may form heterodimer with Oaf1 to activate oleate-inducible gene expression activator of peroxisome proliferation) — protein MHNKQTKRNRRLHVCDACRIRKLKCDKAKPNCSRCAKHGLECIYNPYRQKEEPETVVALKKELLELRAQLVANSPASCTSEVSKPKISWDIFVTPVKVGGVWRSYYSPLSDVALFARDPFLRGLNADLFEQETAFHETQFNLKTQDLTETDPRTNIKRLLPDNEVFMKSKTIFYTQLYQHYTFFQKDLFESLFEEVILKGNLDNEHAPFVLMSSLLISCLTNALSVPAEVIFHYADQLKIITLPSEHNLSCLLYLKIYSGDMKLCDSLYDTLSSSIRNMTMNLGLFASRLPNENANIKRNLWMGAVALLEPTSFDQFFVKKFEFPNSEHTHTLWYEYNFHLKLSQVWRCVLTSSSQLEFTIAQLKSYYKKKVPNNADKFLRASCELSLIAIELNILWMFCMQNELQNRPFDEPLLVLLEEKFTGIHSLLTKDFCNLNKDTIRIKSLGFTLKTFIVYAIGMSLRQQKRDSHPIHKGLHEGFNFREMVSEVFLLWKNDAPWYRTLIRLWDFHETEGVLENFQQNLTDESQSLLSVTKASESTEEFRFGQLESPILETKTSAVSLSSSSSCSGSSSAFYEASDLINFDDAIDPMLAADDSCLEIDFFSCPASQEFKLDVNTH, from the coding sequence ATGCACAACAAACAGACAAAGAGAAACAGAAGATTACACGTATGCGACGCATGTCGCATACGGAAGCTAAAATGCGACAAAGCAAAACCAAACTGTTCGAGATGTGCTAAGCACGGCCTAGAATGCATCTACAATCCTTATAGGCAGAAAGAGGAACCTGAGACAGTTGTGGCTCtcaaaaaagagctcttaGAACTGAGAGCTCAGCTTGTCGCCAATTCTCCTGCCAGCTGCACTTCTGAAGTCTCAAAGCCCAAAATATCTTGGGATATATTTGTGACTCCGGTAAAGGTTGGCGGAGTTTGGAGAAGCTACTACTCGCCCCTCAGCGACGTAGCATTGTTCGCCCGGGATCCTTTTTTAAGGGGCCTAAATGCAGATTTGTTTGAGCAAGAAACCGCGTTCCACGAAACCCAATTTAACTTGAAAACACAAGATCTTACCGAAACTGACCCCAGAACGAATATTAAACGTCTACTTCCCGACAATGAAGTATTtatgaaatcaaaaactaTATTTTACACCCAATTATATCAACACTAcactttttttcaaaaagaccTCTTCGAAAGTTTGTTCGAGGAGGTAATATTAAAAGGAAACCTTGACAACGAGCATGCACCTTTTGTTCTCATGTCTTCACTTTTAATTTCATGTCTAACCAACGCCCTTTCTGTACCTGCCGAAGTCATTTTTCATTATGCTGATCAACTTAAAATTATCACTTTACCCAGTGAGCATAATCTGTCCTGCTTATTGTATCTCAAGATTTACTCGGGTGATATGAAGCTATGTGATAGTCTTTACGATACGCTCTCAAGTTCTATACGCAACATGACTATGAATCTGGGATTATTTGCAAGTAGGCTTCCCAATGAAAACGCAAATATTAAAAGGAATCTGTGGATGGGAGCAGTTGCCTTACTTGAGCCAACATCATTTgatcaattttttgttaaaAAATTCGAATTTCCCAATAGTGAGCATACACATACGCTCTGGTATGAGTATAACTTTCACTTAAAGCTTTCACAGGTTTGGAGATGTGTTCTTACATCCTCCTCACAATTGGAATTCACAATTGCGCAGTTAAAAAGCTATTACAAAAAAAAGGTACCGAACAACGCAGATAAATTCTTGAGAGCCTCCTGCGAGTTATCTCTGATCGCAATTGAACTGAATATCTTGTGGATGTTTTGCATGCAAaatgagcttcaaaatcgcCCTTTCGACGAGCCTCTTCTCGTCTTGTtagaagaaaagttcaCAGGCATCCATTCCTTATTGACAAAGGACTTTTGCAATCTGAACAAAGATACCATACGCATAAAATCGTTAGGATTTACATTGAAAACCTTCATAGTTTATGCGATAGGTATGTCCCTCAGACAACAGAAAAGAGACTCGCATCCAATCCACAAGGGTTTACATGAAGGTTTCAATTTCCGCGAAATGGTTTCTGAGGTTTTTTTACTGTGGAAAAATGACGCTCCGTGGTATCGAACTCTGATACGGCTTTGGGATTTCCATGAGACAGAGGGAGtacttgaaaattttcaacaaaatcttACTGACGAATCTCAATCTTTGTTATCAGTGACCAAAGCCTCTGAAAGCACGGAGGAGTTTCGCTTTGGGCAGCTCGAAAGTCCAATTTTAGAAACCAAAACATCAGCAGtatctttgagctcatcCTCAAGTTGTTCAGGGAGCAG
- a CDS encoding KLTH0H16192p (weakly similar to uniprot|P53918 Saccharomyces cerevisiae YNL125C ESBP6) produces MPENYSSRQHASAKNAGDRDEASSIQTPVFTRGYSLELTSSPAAHVVSNNIEKLKDIEDQTTSSPKSDKENADFNENTRDMEDDNGLYAKDEYLDPPPDGGYGWVSCACVSLLNFATWGPNTSWGVFLSYFLSSNYFPGATPTDFAIIGGLVIGLTLFLLPVVAAAMSLFGYKPTLAFAIALEAVAFVASSFVKSVGMLYFTYGVLLGISFGVIFGSNTIVIPGWFLKKRALANGFGHMGVGFGGLVYSFAVRAMIDRTGDHKWAMRMLAASTFFLNIISLYFIRVRKPRIPQPKKSVKEIMQQTFDKSVLKIVPLHLCMLWASFASIGYVILLFSMSNFATSMGMTSQQATIALAVFNGSQAIGRPFMGWISEIVGRCNATILIMVYDLILILPFWLNITKFSELVPFCFLLGFGVGVGSVNIVPLVSDVVGIQKFAAGIGYGLFGNGVVSIFAEVIGLHLRTPSSSRPYLHCQIFVACMFFGGLLCLMPYRELKLRRVLAAKVRNSSSTEQQKAYYQELQQKTPYNYIKRMFFIVKA; encoded by the coding sequence ATGCCTGAGAATTACTCTTCAAGGCAACACGCAAGTGCCAAGAATGCTGGCGACCGCGATGAAGCATCGAGCATTCAGACTCCCGTGTTTACAAGAGGATATTCGCTGGAGTTAACATCTAGCCCTGCTGCACACGTTGTATCGAACAATATAGAGAAATTAAAGGATATTGAAGACCAGACCACCTCTTCCCCTAAGTCAGATAAAGAAAATGCGGATTTCAATGAGAACACAAGAGATATGGAGGATGACAACGGTCTGTACGCGAAGGACGAGTACCTTGATCCGCCCCCGGATGGAGGTTATGGTTGGGTTTCCTGCGCATGTGTATCACTCTTGAATTTTGCAACATGGGGACCAAATACCTCCTGGGGTGTGTTCTTGTCGTATTTTCTATCATCGAACTACTTTCCAGGAGCTACACCGACTGATTTTGCAATAATAGGTGGTCTAGTGATCGGTCTCACTTTGTTCCTTCTACCGGTCGTGGCCGCAGCCATGAGTCTCTTTGGGTACAAACCTACACTCGCATTTGCCATTGCTTTGGAAGCTGTAGCTTTCGTGGCTAGTTCCTTTGTAAAAAGTGTTGGAATGTTGTATTTCACTTATGGAGTGCTTCTGGGTATCTCTTTTGGAGTCATTTTTGGTTCAAACACAATAGTAATTCCCGGGTggtttctcaaaaagagagcacTTGCAAACGGCTTTGGACATATGGGGGTCGGGTTTGGTGGTCTTGTTTACTCGTTTGCTGTTCGTGCGATGATTGACCGAACAGGCGATCACAAATGGGCGATGCGAATGCTTGCAGCGTCAaccttctttctcaatatAATTTCGCTTTACTTCATTCGCGTCCGAAAACCTAGAATTCCTCAGCCAAAGAAGtctgtcaaagaaattatGCAACAAACATTTGACAAGTCTGTGCTCAAAATAGTACCTCTTCATTTATGCATGCTGTGGGCTTCGTTTGCCTCTATTGGTTACGTTATATTATTGTTTTCGATGTCAAACTTTGCAACTTCCATGGGTATGACTTCGCAGCAAGCTACAATTGCTCTCGCCGTTTTTAATGGTTCGCAAGCCATAGGTAGACCATTCATGGGCTGGATATCAGAAATTGTTGGCAGATGCAATGCTACTATCCTAATTATGGTGTATGACTTGATACTCATACTACCTTTTTGGCTAAATATCACAAAATTTAGCGAATTGGTGCCAttttgcttcttgcttGGATTTGGTGTGGGTGTTGGGTCTGTGAACATTGTTCCTCTGGTTTCAGATGTCGTAGGGATACAAAAGTTTGCAGCAGGTATCGGATACGGATTATTCGGTAATGGCGTTGTCAGTATATTTGCCGAAGTTATCGGCCTGCATCTAAGAACACCATCATCCTCGCGACCCTATCTGCATTGCCAAATATTTGTCGCATGCATGTTCTTTGGTGGACTTTTATGTCTCATGCCATACCGCGAGTTAAAATTGAGAAGAGTTCTTGCCGCAAAAGTTAGAAACTCAAGCAGCACCGAACAGCAGAAAGCCTACTATCAGGAACTTCAGCAGAAAACTCCATACAACTACATCAAAAGGATGTTTTTCATTGTTAAGGCTTGA
- a CDS encoding KLTH0H16214p (conserved hypothetical protein), whose amino-acid sequence MANMHTTAAPKLSEGIYNLRRRCQNSKYQLIINMALIFLGCTFDLLNVAGVISVIEDLGETYGLEYTTASWALTSYAITFAGLIAFMGRLGDIIGNSVLFTISGFFFSLFCLLCAVVTNFPAFAVLRALQGIAAAGLVPCGYALIPTLADPEDVQLFFAVVSCGFSSTIGIGLIIGGAFALTNVGYKGIFYLSFAGMLLVSIAAFFFTYRIEEHKFAEQDYEGSIHRPGKVASLDFVGSLIFISGSVLIVVGLTEGGESWKRPVAYVPFTIGMIFFCGFFAWNCSYQNLVIFLKKLGCDTSRYLEKVQVLIPRDVLFMTNFIPITLGFLCNGGCLYSNIYIIDQYSQYVDKNSPLLAGVKLVPLIITMVIGNTICASKSVKLRPRIGVALGFLSMVCGSIILIQLHLVEENLYWKIMFCSQILVGFGAAIFYPYALKLVVGDAPSGAKGIASGVTQTFAQLGIEMTFSVMVSVLGNITQVKSRPDSFERFRDGFQKCTYFTLASGAFGLVLTTFFVRGPRFSNGSPKDATALENGSYSQTESNCEKKEQQY is encoded by the coding sequence ATGGCAAATATGCACACAACTGCAGCGCCTAAGCTTAGTGAAGGAATTTACAATTTACGTCGTAGATGTCAGAATTCAAAGTATCAGCTCATCATAAATATGGCCTTAATTTTCCTAGGCTGTACCTTCGATCTCTTAAACGTTGCTGGTGTTATTTCTGTCATCGAGGACCTTGGAGAAACTTACGGTCTTGAGTACACAACGGCTTCATGGGCACTAACTTCTTATGCAATAACATTTGCTGGCCTTATTGCATTCATGGGAAGACTTGGGGACATAATAGGGAACTCTGTCTTGTTCACAATAAGCGGTTTCTTTTTTAGTCTATTCTGTCTGCTGTGTGCAGTGGTTACCAACTTCCCCGCCTTTGCCGTTTTAAGAGCTCTTCAGGGTATCGCGGCTGCAGGACTTGTGCCCTGTGGCTATGCACTCATTCCCACACTAGCGGATCCAGAGGACGTCCAACTCTTTTTCGCCGTTGTCTCCTGCGGATTTAGTTCGACCATCGGAATTGGTCTTATCATAGGAGGCGCCTTTGCGCTAACAAACGTCGGGTATAAAGGCATTTTCTACCTTTCATTTGCAGGAATGTTGCTTGTATCTATTGctgctttcttcttcacaTACCGGATTGAAGAACATAAATTTGCAGAGCAGGATTATGAAGGAAGCATACACAGGCCAGGAAAGGTTGCTTCCCTTGACTTTGTGGGGTCTCTTATTTTTATTAGTGGCAGTGTGCTTATTGTAGTAGGCCTCACTGAAGGTGGTGAGTCGTGGAAAAGACCTGTTGCATATGTGCCTTTTACTATTGGAATGATATTTTTTTGTGGATTTTTCGCTTGGAATTGCTCCTACCAGAACCTAGTTATCTTTCTAAAAAAGTTGGGCTGTGACACTTCCAGGTATTTAGAAAAGGTTCAGGTTTTGATACCGAGAGATGTCCTCTTTATGACGAATTTTATACCAATCACTCTAGGCTTCCTATGCAATGGTGGATGTCTTTATTCTAACATTTACATCATAGATCAATACTCGCAATATGTTGACAAAAATAGTCCACTCTTAGCTGGTGTAAAACTTGTGCCGTTGATTATAACTATGGTGATTGGAAATACTatttgtgcttcaaaatccgTGAAGCTCAGACCGCGCATAGGCGTTGCGTTAGGGTTTTTATCAATGGTCTGTGGTAGCATTATATTAATCCAGTTGCATCTagttgaagaaaacctCTATTGGAAAATCATGTTTTGCAGCCAAATATTAGTGGGATTTGGGGCGGCGATTTTTTACCCTTACGCATTAAAGTTAGTCGTTGGGGATGCACCAAGCGGTGCCAAAGGAATTGCTTCAGGAGTAACGCAAACCTTCGCACAATTGGGAATAGAGATGACATTTTCTGTTATGGTTTCAGTGTTGGGCAACATTACGCAGGTAAAAAGCCGGCCAGATTCTTTCGAAAGGTTCAGAGATGGGTTTCAAAAGTGCACATATTTCACACTGGCTTCTGGGGCTTTTGGTTTGGTTTTAACGACGTTCTTCGTGAGGGGACCCCGCTTCTCGAATGGCAGCCCCAAAGATGCAACAGCCCTCGAGAACGGATCTTATTCACAAACGGAGTCAAATTGCGAAAAGAAAGAACAACAATATTAG